From a region of the Theobroma cacao cultivar B97-61/B2 chromosome 8, Criollo_cocoa_genome_V2, whole genome shotgun sequence genome:
- the LOC18591636 gene encoding serine/threonine-protein kinase STY46 isoform X2, producing MVMGDTESCSSRAVDFAPCQSRKQRQKVEVFNEVLCRLRDLNIEEASFPAFEDELWAHFSRLPARYAFDVNVERSQDVLMHKRLLHKARDPATRPAIEVRPVQVHSASDGNRVGSVHLKFARKADAQCSDYPNKKRFHPPPAFGTSSGIELVHEAKRGVKDMDVVVNGNLIDSRLMHEITISTNDKPKLLTQLTSLLSEVGLNIQEAHAFSTTDGYSLDVFVVDGWALEETDQLRNVLIKEISKVEKHSWSKSHALYHGRELKQTGNKLASSHVNIPSGGNGVWEIDTSLLKYESKLASGSYGDLYKGTFCGQDVAIKVLRTEHLNENLQREFTQEVNIMRKIRHKNVVEFIGACTRLPSLCIVTEFMSGGSMYDFLHKQKSGFKLPFLLKVAIDVSKGMSYLHQNNIMHRDLKAANLLMDENGVVKVADFGVARVQAQSGVMTAETGTYRWMAPE from the exons ATGGTAATGGGGGATACGGAGAGTTGCAGTAGCAGAGCGGTGGATTTCGCGCCGTGTCAGAGTCGGAAACAGAGGCAGAAGGTTGAAGTGTTTAACGAAGTTCTTTGTCGACTTAGGGACTTGAATATCGAGGAGGCGAGCTTCCCTGCCTTCGAAGATGAACTGTGGGCTCATTTCTCTAGACTTCCTGCTAG GTATGCGTTTGATGTAAATGTGGAGAGGTCACAAGATGTTCTTATGCACAAAAGATTACTTCACAAGGCACGCGATCCTGCTACCAGACCTGCAATCGAAGTTCGGCCTGTGCAA GTTCATTCTGCCTCTGATGGAAATAGGGTTGGGTCGGTGCATTTGAAGTTTGCAAGAAAAGCTGATGCTCAGTGTTCTGATTATCCCAACAAAAAGAG GTTTCATCCGCCACCTGCCTTTGGTACATCATCTGGTATTGAGCTTGTGCATGAAGCTAAAAGAGGTGTTAAAGATATGGATGTTGTAGTTAATGGCAATCTAATTGACTCTCG GCTGATGCATGAGATCACTATTTCAACAAATGACAAGCCAAAACTTCTAACACAG TTGACTTCTTTACTATCTGAGGTTGGGCTAAACATTCAAGAAGCACATGCTTTTTCCACGACAGATGGCTATTCCTTGGATGTGTTCGTTGTTGATGGTTGGGCACTTGAG GAGACTGACCAGCTTAGAAATGTATTGATAAAGGAGATATCCAAAGTTGAG AAGCATTCCTGGTCAAAATCTCATGCCTTGTATCATGGGAGGGAGCTAAAGCAAACTGGAAACAAACTTGCCTCCAGTCATGTAAACATCCCTTCTGGTGGAAATGGTGTTTGGGAAATTGATACTAGCCTGTTAAAGTATGAAAGCAAATTGGCTTCGGGCTCCTATGGTGATTT GTATAAAGGTACTTTCTGTGGTCAAGATGTAGCCATTAAAGTACTTAGGACTGAGCATCTAAATGAGAACTTGCAAAGGGAATTTACTCAAGAAGTTAATATCATGAG GAAAATTCGGCACAAGAATGTTGTTGAATTCATTGGTGCATGTACCAGACTTCCAAGCCTGTGCATTGTGACAG AGTTCATGTCTGGTGGAAGCATGTATGACTTTCTGCATAAACAAAAATCTGGTTTTAAGCTTCCATTCTTACTCAAAGTAGCAATTGATGTTTCCAAGGGAATGAGCTACTTgcatcaaaataatataatgcATAGGGATCTGAAAGCTGCCAATCTTCTGATGGATGAAAATGGA GTTGTCAAGgtagctgattttggtgttgcTAGGGTGCAAGCTCAGTCAGGTGTGATGACTGCAGAAACAGGAACATATCGTTGGATGGCTCCAGAG TGA
- the LOC18591636 gene encoding serine/threonine-protein kinase STY46 isoform X1 yields the protein MVMGDTESCSSRAVDFAPCQSRKQRQKVEVFNEVLCRLRDLNIEEASFPAFEDELWAHFSRLPARYAFDVNVERSQDVLMHKRLLHKARDPATRPAIEVRPVQVHSASDGNRVGSVHLKFARKADAQCSDYPNKKRFHPPPAFGTSSGIELVHEAKRGVKDMDVVVNGNLIDSRLMHEITISTNDKPKLLTQLTSLLSEVGLNIQEAHAFSTTDGYSLDVFVVDGWALEETDQLRNVLIKEISKVEKHSWSKSHALYHGRELKQTGNKLASSHVNIPSGGNGVWEIDTSLLKYESKLASGSYGDLYKGTFCGQDVAIKVLRTEHLNENLQREFTQEVNIMRKIRHKNVVEFIGACTRLPSLCIVTEFMSGGSMYDFLHKQKSGFKLPFLLKVAIDVSKGMSYLHQNNIMHRDLKAANLLMDENGVVKVADFGVARVQAQSGVMTAETGTYRWMAPEVIEHKPYDHKADVFSFGVVLWELLTGKLPYENLTPLQAALGVVQKGLRPVIPKHTHPKFVELLDRCWQQEPSLRPEFSEISDLLQDIAGR from the exons ATGGTAATGGGGGATACGGAGAGTTGCAGTAGCAGAGCGGTGGATTTCGCGCCGTGTCAGAGTCGGAAACAGAGGCAGAAGGTTGAAGTGTTTAACGAAGTTCTTTGTCGACTTAGGGACTTGAATATCGAGGAGGCGAGCTTCCCTGCCTTCGAAGATGAACTGTGGGCTCATTTCTCTAGACTTCCTGCTAG GTATGCGTTTGATGTAAATGTGGAGAGGTCACAAGATGTTCTTATGCACAAAAGATTACTTCACAAGGCACGCGATCCTGCTACCAGACCTGCAATCGAAGTTCGGCCTGTGCAA GTTCATTCTGCCTCTGATGGAAATAGGGTTGGGTCGGTGCATTTGAAGTTTGCAAGAAAAGCTGATGCTCAGTGTTCTGATTATCCCAACAAAAAGAG GTTTCATCCGCCACCTGCCTTTGGTACATCATCTGGTATTGAGCTTGTGCATGAAGCTAAAAGAGGTGTTAAAGATATGGATGTTGTAGTTAATGGCAATCTAATTGACTCTCG GCTGATGCATGAGATCACTATTTCAACAAATGACAAGCCAAAACTTCTAACACAG TTGACTTCTTTACTATCTGAGGTTGGGCTAAACATTCAAGAAGCACATGCTTTTTCCACGACAGATGGCTATTCCTTGGATGTGTTCGTTGTTGATGGTTGGGCACTTGAG GAGACTGACCAGCTTAGAAATGTATTGATAAAGGAGATATCCAAAGTTGAG AAGCATTCCTGGTCAAAATCTCATGCCTTGTATCATGGGAGGGAGCTAAAGCAAACTGGAAACAAACTTGCCTCCAGTCATGTAAACATCCCTTCTGGTGGAAATGGTGTTTGGGAAATTGATACTAGCCTGTTAAAGTATGAAAGCAAATTGGCTTCGGGCTCCTATGGTGATTT GTATAAAGGTACTTTCTGTGGTCAAGATGTAGCCATTAAAGTACTTAGGACTGAGCATCTAAATGAGAACTTGCAAAGGGAATTTACTCAAGAAGTTAATATCATGAG GAAAATTCGGCACAAGAATGTTGTTGAATTCATTGGTGCATGTACCAGACTTCCAAGCCTGTGCATTGTGACAG AGTTCATGTCTGGTGGAAGCATGTATGACTTTCTGCATAAACAAAAATCTGGTTTTAAGCTTCCATTCTTACTCAAAGTAGCAATTGATGTTTCCAAGGGAATGAGCTACTTgcatcaaaataatataatgcATAGGGATCTGAAAGCTGCCAATCTTCTGATGGATGAAAATGGA GTTGTCAAGgtagctgattttggtgttgcTAGGGTGCAAGCTCAGTCAGGTGTGATGACTGCAGAAACAGGAACATATCGTTGGATGGCTCCAGAG GTGATTGAACACAAACCATATGATCACAAAGCTGATGTTTTCAGTTTCGGGGTTGTACTATGGGAACTGCTTACGGGAAAG CTTCCATATGAGAACTTAACCCCCTTACAAGCTGCATTGGGAGTTGTTCAGAAG GGTCTAAGGCCAGTGATTCCTAAGCATACTCACCCGAAATTTGTGGAACTGCTGGATAGATGCTGGCAACAGGAGCCATCCTTGAGACCTGAATTCTCTGAAATTTCAGATCTTTTGCAAGACATAGCAGGGAGGTAG
- the LOC18591637 gene encoding mechanosensitive ion channel protein 6: MDPLRKSLKSYCSNAKQLQNPEEQPLLFHSNNSQMAQSSEKQREGEIVVNIDKTDAAVKENGNTSKITGDNSRGKPSGSSKKPKVSFHEVLTEAVRQKSKDSSGLKETRQWSFGSDGGQVSRCNSNDYIRQNSWRQLVSKTKSRLLDPLEDPYGRSDRMNSGEEFKENNHDEEDMEDIPDEYKLLKFSALTILQWLSLVLIIAALVCSVAIPGIKRQTLWDLQLWKWEIMVLALICGRLVSGWAIRVVVIFIERNFLLRKRVLYFVYGLRRAVQNCLWLGLVLLVWHSIFDDKVQEETNSEVLPYVTKILVCFLVATLIWLVKTLLVKVLASSFHVNTFFDRIQEALFNQYVIEMLSGPPLFEINNAVGEEKDDTSEVEESRSDGSTTADNLRATLPPKQQNTTKVGNGPRISRTMSKMKDKDIQLDHLRKLTQKNISAWNMRRMINMVSHGHLATLDEQILNSDIDDESSVQIKSECQAKEAAKKIFQNVAQPESQCIYLADIMRFMGRDEALKALHLFGAGSEEEGISKASLNNWLVNAFRDRKALALSLNDTKTAVDELHNMLNILVAIVIAVIWLIILGIPVTHFLVFISSQLLLVVFIFGNTCKTVFEAIIFLFIMHPFDVGDRCEVDGVQMIVEEMNILTTVFLRFDGQKIVYPNSLLSTKPIGNFYRSPDMIETIEFCIHVSTPSEKIAIMKERIIRYIESREHHWHKNPLVVVTDVEDMNKLKFSVSSKHKMNYQNMAERWGRRGHLLEETIKILKDLDIEYRLLPLDVNVRNMPTLVSHRLPSNWIACTS, translated from the exons ATGGACCCATTGAGAAAGTCTTTGAAATCATACTGTTCTAATGCAAAACAGCTACAAAACCCTGAGGAACAACCTCTCCTGTTTCACTCCAACAACAGTCAAATGGCACAGTCCTCTGAAAAGCAGAGAGAAGGAGAAATCGTTGTTAACATTGACAAAACCGATGCTGCGGTCAAAGAAAATGGGAACACTTCAAAGATCACCGGTGATAACTCAAGGGGTAAGCCTTCAGGTTCATCGAAGAAACCCAAAGTTTCATTTCATGAAGTGTTAACTGAAGCTGTTCGGCAGAAGAGCAAGGACTCCTCAGGCCTAAAAGAAACACGCCAATGGTCTTTTGGTTCGGATGGAGGACAGGTTTCGAGGTGCAATTCGAATGACTATATTCGACAGAACTCATGGAGGCAACTGGTGAGCAAGACCAAGTCCAGGTTGCTTGACCCGCTCGAGGACCCATATGGAAGGAGCGACAGAATGAACTCTGGAGAAGAGTTCAAAGAAAATAACCATGATGAGGAAGACATGGAAGACATTCCAGATGAATATAAGCTGCTGAAATTCAGTGCACTGACAATACTTCAGTGGTTGAGTCTCGTTCTGATTATAGCAGCCTTAGTTTGTAGCGTGGCCATCCCCGGTATAAAGAGACAAACGCTTTGGGATCTTCAGTTATGGAAATGGGAGATCATGGTTTTGGCATTAATCTGTGGACGGCTGGTTTCTGGTTGGGCAATTCGAGTTGTTGTGATCTTTATCGAGCGCAATTTTCTTTTGCGGAAACGAGTTCTCTATTTTGTTTACGGATTGAGAAGGGCTGTTCAGAATTGCCTCTGGTTGGGCCTCGTTTTGCTTGTGTGGCATTCGATCTTTGATGACAAGGTCCAGGAGGAGACCAACAGCGAGGTATTACCCTATGTAACAAAGATTCTCGTATGTTTCTTGGTGGCTACCTTGATATGGCTTGTGAAAACCCTCCTTGTTAAAGTCCTTGCTTCATCATTCCATGTAAACACCTTCTTTGACAGAATCCAGGAAGCTTTATTCAATCAATATGTCATTGAGATGCTCTCTGGTCCACCCttgtttgaaataaataacGCAGTAGGAGAGGAAAAGGATGATACCTCTGAGGTTGAGGAGTCACGGAGTGATGGGAGTACTACGGCTGATAACCTCAGGGCAACACTTCCtccaaaacaacaaaatacCACAAAGGTTGGCAACGGTCCCAGAATTTCAAGGACAATGTCTAAGATGAAAGATAAGGATATCCAACTTGACCACCTTCGTAAGCTGACTCAGAAGAATATATCAGCTTGGAATATGAGGAGGATGATTAATATGGTTAGCCATGGGCACTTGGCTACTCTAGATGAGCAGATACTGAATTCCGACATAGATGATGAATCTTCAGTGCAGATTAAAAGTGAATGCCAAGCAAAAGAAGCAGCTAAGAAGATTTTCCAGAATGTGGCTCAGCCAGAATCTCA ATGCATTTACCTTGCAGATATCATGCGCTTTATGGGTCGAGATGAAGCTTTGAAGGCATTGCATCTCTTCGGAGCAGGAAGTGAAGAAGAAGGAATCAGCAAGGCATCACTCAACAATTGGCTG GTCAATGCCTTCAGAGATCGAAAAGCACTTGCACTGTCCCTGAATGATACAAAAACAGCTGTGGATGAACTCCACAATATGTTGAACATCCTTGTAGCCATTGTCATTGCGGTAATTTGGCTCATCATATTAGGAATTCCTGTCACCCACTTCCTTGTTTTCATAAGCTCACAGCTTCTCTTGGTGGTATTTATCTTCGGGAATACCTGCAAGACAGTATTTGaagcaataatttttttattcataatgCATCCATTTGATGTGGGTGATCGTTGTGAGGTGGATGGAGTGCAG ATGATAGTGGAAGAAATGAATATATTAACCACAGTGTTCTTACGGTTTGATGGCCAAAAGATCGTTTATCCAAATAGTTTATTATCTACCAAGCCTATTGGCAACTTCTACCGCAGTCCTGACATGATAGAAACAATTGAATTTTGTATCCATGTCTCAACTCCATCAGAGAAGATTGCCATcatgaaagaaagaataattcG GTACATTGAGAGCAGGGAGCACCACTGGCACAAGAATCCTCTGGTGGTCGTGACTGACGTGGAAGACATGAACAAACTGAAGTTTTCAGTGTCGTCTAAGCACAAAATGAACTACCAGAACATGGCGGAGAGATGGGGTAGGAGAGGCCATTTACTTGAAGAAACGATTAAGATACTGAAAGACCTTGACATTGAATACCGCCTGCTGCCTCTCGATGTGAATGTGCGGAACATGCCGACTTTGGTTTCACATAGGCTGCCTTCAAATTGGATTGCTTGTACTAGCTAA
- the LOC108660428 gene encoding glutathione S-transferase-like — translation MVESVTRRSTDRQDQQFPMATPVKVYGPPMSTAVSRVLACLLEKDVQFQLIPVNMFKGEHKSPDFLKIQPFGQVPAFQDESTSLFESRSICRYLCEKYAEKGNTGLYGTNPLAKASIDQWLEAEGQSFNPPSSVLVFQLAFAPRMKIKQDQAVINENEQKLAKVLEVYEKRLGESRFLAGDEFSLADLSHLPNTHYLVNASDRGELFTFKKNVGRWWGEISSRDSWKKVVEMQKQTT, via the exons atggtggagagcgTAACAAGAAGATCAACAGATAGACAAGACCAGCAGTTCCCAATGGCAACTCCGGTGAAAGTTTACGGCCCACCAATGTCCACTGCCGTATCTAGAGTCTTAGCCTGTCTTCTCGAGAAAGATGTGCAATTCCAGCTCATCCCCGTTAACATGTTCAAGGGCGAGCACAAGAGTCCTGATTTCCTCAAAATCCAG CCCTTTGGTCAAGTACCGGCATTTCAAGATGAGAGCACCTCCCTCTTTG AGTCTAGGTCAATATGCAGGTACTTATGTGAAAAGTACGCAGAGAAGGGAAACACAGGATTGTACGGGACAAACCCATTGGCGAAAGCTTCCATCGATCAATGGCTGGAGGCTGAAGGGCAGAGCTTTAACCCCCCAAGCTCAGTCCTCGTGTTCCAGCTCGCATTTGCACCACGAATGAAGATTAAGCAAGACCAAGCCGTAATCAACGAAAATGAACAGAAGCTCGCCAAAGTGCTGGAGGTGTACGAGAAGAGGCTCGGGGAAAGTCGGTTCTTGGCGGGCGATGAGTTTTCCTTAGCTGATCTTTCACACTTGCCTAACACACATTACTTGGTGAATGCTTCTGATAGGGGAGAGCTCTTCACTTTCAAGAAAAACGTGGGGAGGTGGTGGGGTGAGATTTCGAGCCGTGATTCGTGGAAGAAGGTGGTTGAAATGCAGAAGCAGACGACTTGA
- the LOC18591638 gene encoding U11/U12 small nuclear ribonucleoprotein 25 kDa protein translates to MMESGAKEEQSVVGYNNNNVKKAKLHSTLAALLDDPILADVPKKPTLSDVDTLISLELGSAMRISILKLDGTSFDIAVMNSATVKDLKLAIKKKVIEFEQSKMGHRHISWRHVWANFCLAHHNEKLLDEGAALQDFGVRNNSQVQFVPYVVSKGSGSHSKRRKHRFFHGLNKRS, encoded by the exons ATGATGGAGTCAGGCGCGAAGGAGGAACAGAGCGTGGTCGGATACAACAACAACAACGTGAAGAAAGCCAAGTTGCATTCAACACTCGCCGCTCTCCTCGACGACCCAATCCTCGCCGATGTCCCTAAGAAACCCACTTTATCCGATGTCGATACCCTCATCAGCCTTGAACTGGGGAGTGCCATGCGCATCTCCATCCTCAAATTAGATGGAACCTCCTTCG ATATTGCGGTGATGAATTCGGCCACGGTGAAAGACTTGAAGCTCGCAATCAAGAAGAAAGTGATCGAGTTCGAGCAGTCCAAGATGGGTCATCGCCACATTTCATG GAGGCACGTATGGGCCAATTTCTGCCTAGCACACCACAATGAGAAGCTGCTTGATGAGGGAGCTGCTCTTCAGGATTTTGGTGTTCGAAATAACTCTCAG GTACAGTTTGTGCCTTATGTTGTGTCAAAGGGTTCTGGGAGCCATTCCAAGAGGAGAAAACACCGTTTCTTCCATGGCCTGAACAAGCGTTCATGA
- the LOC18591639 gene encoding thiosulfate sulfurtransferase 16, chloroplastic, translating into MDPSASSSRLARSMLPIFLRPQCLSIRCSSSLLTTPKFQVEHGPSARNRVLRFGSVANTEEYKGKIDAKPKSVSVRVAYELLQAGHRYLDVRTCDEFDAGHPPAAINIPYFHILNGEGMSLKNSKFLEEVSSEFGKEEKIIVGCKTGRRSLMAATDLHASGFTHVTDVAGGYTAWKENGLPTTD; encoded by the exons ATGGACCCTTCGGCTTCCTCTTCTCGCCTGGCTCGCTCCATGCTTCCTATCTTTCTTCGCCCCCAATGCCTTAGTATAAG GTGTTCATCATCCCTGTTGACAACACCCAAGTTTCAAGTGGAGCATGGACCCAGTGCAAGGAACAGGGTTCTGAGATTTGG GTCAGTTGCAAACACTGAGGAATATAAGGGAAAGATTGATGCAAAGCCAAAGTCAGTATCGGTGAGGGTGGCCTACGAGCTTCTTCAGGCAGGACATCGGTATCTGGATGTCAG GACTTGTGACGAGTTCGATGCTGGGCATCCTCCTGCGGCTATTAACATTCCTTACTTTCACATCTTAAATGGAGAAG GGATGTCATTgaagaattcaaaatttttggaggAAGTATCATCAGAATTTGGGAAAGAAGAGAAGATCATAGTT GGATGTAAAACAGGAAGGAGGTCACTAATGGCAGCAACTGATCTGCATGCTTCT GGTTTTACCCATGTCACTGACGTTGCTGGTGGCTATACTGCATGGAAGGAAAATGGGCTTCCTACTACAGATTGA
- the LOC18591640 gene encoding high mobility group B protein 9 isoform X1, with amino-acid sequence MEEASKATSSAGKTKGRNGAVEKKEYPDPLAYHEEVVQDPIVFWDTLRRFHFIMGTKFMIPVIGGKELDLHVLYVEATKRGGYEKVVAEKKWREVGSVFRFSPTTTSASFVLRKHYFSLLYHYEQVHFFKMKGPLHTPAVAFPVNDPSCRPELALVEYSPKPIREFPDPLIEGTSCFSVFGTIDGKFDCGYLISVRLGSEVLSGVLYHPEQPGSSASTPEYNNALVPYKRIHKSRHSVRRRRRSRRAGDPSYPKPNRSGYNFFFAEKHYKLKSLYPNREREFTKMIGESWNSLGPEERMVYQNIGLKDKERYKRELKEYKERLKIRQDVEVERPDF; translated from the exons ATGGAAGAGGCCAGCAAAGCAACGTCCTCTGCCGGGAAAACTAAGGGTCGAAATGGGGCTGTTGAGAAGAAAGAATACCCGGACCCTCTTGCCTATCATGAGGAAGTTGTTCAGGACCCTATTGTTTTCTGGGATACTCTTAGGCGCTTTCATTTTATAATGGGCACCAAGTTTAT GATTCCTGTGATTGGAGGGAAGGAGTTAGATTTGCATGTTCTCTATGTAGAGGCTACCAAGAGGGGTGGTTATGAGAAg GTAGTTGCAGAGAAGAAATGGAGGGAAGTGGGTAGTGTTTTCAGGTTCTCTCCAACCACAACAAGTGCATCCTTCGTGCTCAGGAAACACTACTTCAGTCTTCTCTACCATTACGAGCaggttcatttctttaagATGAAGGGTCCTCTACATACTCCAGCag TTGCATTTCCTGTTAACGACCCTTCATGCAGACCTGAACTGGCTCTCGTGGAATATTCCCCTAAACCGATAAGAGAATTCCCAGATCCACTTATTGAAG GAACTTCttgtttttcagtttttggaaCAATTGATGGGAAGTTCGATTGTGGTTATTTGATATCTGTGAGGTTGGGGTCAGAGGTTCTTAGTGGAGTACTCTATCATCCAGAGCAGCCAGGCTCTTCTGCCTCCACACCTGAATATAACAATGCCCTTGTCCCGTATAAACGCATTCACAAGTCCCGGCATTCTgtgaggaggaggaggagaagcAGAAGAGCAGGAGACCCCAGCTACCCTAAACCCAACAGGAGCGGTTacaactttttctttgctGAGAAGCATTATAAACTCAAGTCCCTCTACCCAAATAGAGAGAGGGAGTTCACAAAAATGATTGGCGAGTCTTGGAACAGTCTCGGCCCGGAAGAGAGGATG GTGTACCAGAACATCGGATTGAAAGACAAGGAAAGATACAAGAGAGAATTGAAAGAGTACAAAGAGCGACTGAAGATCAGGCAGGATGTGGAAGTTGAGAGACCAGACTTCTAG
- the LOC18591640 gene encoding high mobility group B protein 9 isoform X2, translating to MEEASKATSSAGKTKGRNGAVEKKEYPDPLAYHEEVVQDPIVFWDTLRRFHFIMGTKFMIPVIGGKELDLHVLYVEATKRGGYEKVVAEKKWREVGSVFRFSPTTTSASFVLRKHYFSLLYHYEQVHFFKMKGPLHTPAVAFPVNDPSCRPELALVEYSPKPIREFPDPLIEVFGTIDGKFDCGYLISVRLGSEVLSGVLYHPEQPGSSASTPEYNNALVPYKRIHKSRHSVRRRRRSRRAGDPSYPKPNRSGYNFFFAEKHYKLKSLYPNREREFTKMIGESWNSLGPEERMVYQNIGLKDKERYKRELKEYKERLKIRQDVEVERPDF from the exons ATGGAAGAGGCCAGCAAAGCAACGTCCTCTGCCGGGAAAACTAAGGGTCGAAATGGGGCTGTTGAGAAGAAAGAATACCCGGACCCTCTTGCCTATCATGAGGAAGTTGTTCAGGACCCTATTGTTTTCTGGGATACTCTTAGGCGCTTTCATTTTATAATGGGCACCAAGTTTAT GATTCCTGTGATTGGAGGGAAGGAGTTAGATTTGCATGTTCTCTATGTAGAGGCTACCAAGAGGGGTGGTTATGAGAAg GTAGTTGCAGAGAAGAAATGGAGGGAAGTGGGTAGTGTTTTCAGGTTCTCTCCAACCACAACAAGTGCATCCTTCGTGCTCAGGAAACACTACTTCAGTCTTCTCTACCATTACGAGCaggttcatttctttaagATGAAGGGTCCTCTACATACTCCAGCag TTGCATTTCCTGTTAACGACCCTTCATGCAGACCTGAACTGGCTCTCGTGGAATATTCCCCTAAACCGATAAGAGAATTCCCAGATCCACTTATTGAAG tttttggaaCAATTGATGGGAAGTTCGATTGTGGTTATTTGATATCTGTGAGGTTGGGGTCAGAGGTTCTTAGTGGAGTACTCTATCATCCAGAGCAGCCAGGCTCTTCTGCCTCCACACCTGAATATAACAATGCCCTTGTCCCGTATAAACGCATTCACAAGTCCCGGCATTCTgtgaggaggaggaggagaagcAGAAGAGCAGGAGACCCCAGCTACCCTAAACCCAACAGGAGCGGTTacaactttttctttgctGAGAAGCATTATAAACTCAAGTCCCTCTACCCAAATAGAGAGAGGGAGTTCACAAAAATGATTGGCGAGTCTTGGAACAGTCTCGGCCCGGAAGAGAGGATG GTGTACCAGAACATCGGATTGAAAGACAAGGAAAGATACAAGAGAGAATTGAAAGAGTACAAAGAGCGACTGAAGATCAGGCAGGATGTGGAAGTTGAGAGACCAGACTTCTAG
- the LOC108663004 gene encoding uncharacterized protein LOC108663004, protein MDHWSPEKATIWTTFVGLYLKGSPSRNSRRPRTSPGLRGGLEIVFNQQ, encoded by the exons ATGGATCATTGGAGCCCTGAGA AAGCAACCATTTGGACTACTTTTGTAGGGCTTTACCTCAAAGGGAGCCCTTCCAGAAATTCTCGAAGGCCAAGGACCAGCCCAGGCCTACGAGGGggtttggaaatagttttCAACCAGCAATAG